The following DNA comes from Lepeophtheirus salmonis chromosome 11, UVic_Lsal_1.4, whole genome shotgun sequence.
ttttgccGTTAAGAAACTGCAAAATTAAAGCAAGAGATTGTTCTTGATCCAATGtcttggaaataacaaaattagcgTCAACCTTGgctagtgttggattggtcaaaaaaacaaaacatgagaAGACCGCAGTcctatcagtccggtcctaataaaatttgccagtcctaggaccgatccttatcagtattttatggaaaatacaacagctgaaattacatatttattacgtCATTAGAGTCGTcaaagtttcatcataattattgataaaaaccgGTGTTGGTAATCtgatgaatgaattttcttttcctgatgATTGAATATTAGTGTGTCCTCATACAATACTAACCCAGAGGATTTGATgcagttataattataagttcttATTGACtcacagtagaattgaggatctacttGGGAGCAATTCTTTCCAATGGCCTTGttgatttccttctccccctttGTCACAGCTGTTCTAATTAAACGTAATAACAGCTGAGCTGATCTCCTcaataacattcttcaaattgtcagggttaccatgttgattttcggtttgtCTTTTTTAGTATGCCCATACTACATTgatgattttcatcattgatcataatttataacttcTTTTAAAGAGACAAGTAGTAttgtgccagtccttatttcCGACTCAAGATCCTTCCAGTTCAGCTTTGTCCTAAAAACCTATAAAGTTCGGACatagatgacgtcactcaactttaattttttctataatcaaTCAATTCTAGTAGAGAAAGTCAGAAGGACCGACGGTCCTCAGACTTGACTGACCAAATAAACAAGGACTGACACGACAATAGAGACAAGATGCCTTAAGTTAAAAGTAGGAGGTGTGTGActagaacatattattatactttctagctatcattcattagtttcttagttcttatattcttcaatcctagttaggaatgaagaaaattaaatatatagctaGGACCGTAGGGCTGAAAGACCCATGCATCGGTCCTTatgaccgttgaatggtaagaAAGATCggactgattaaaaaaaaacactgaaaaGAAGCAGGGGGCTGACTCGATGATCAGTTCTagaaccgatccaacactacacTAGGCACAATAACTCAAAACCTAAACAACAGagtgtcatgaaattttgaaaactgTCTTTTCAAGGTTGATACACACGGaaatgaggtgaatttaaaaaaaaaaaaaagcgccATCTATGTATGTgtgaagcccgggacttttcatcCCATGCATAGAGATATTGTCTTCAACTTACCAATCGCTTCAATTCTAAGATTTCAACTTCTTTCTCTTTTATATGCAATTCAAAAACTTCTCGATCCTGAGCTCGACGATCAGTATGTAGTTCGAAATTAGAAATTTCAACAAGAGGTTTGTTAGAAGGAGCAGGAACAAAAGGCATACCAAGTTTTGCAGGTTTTGCCTTAAACTTAGTAGCTTCCTTTTGCTTCCTAGATTCCTGCTCCAGATTTTCTTCCCACTTTTTTAACCGAGCCTCAACTCTTTTTTCGATctaaaaaaaagcagaaaataaGTATGATTCAATATATTGAAAGCATAATCACACTTACATCTAAATTAAAGGGTTCAATTCTAGTAGGCATAATATGTTCTTTCATCGGAAGATTAATGGGTTTGTCGAAATTTGGAAAAGGATGTGCTTTAAATTCCCTCTCTTTTTTCTCGCTCCAATATTTCgtgtattttatcttttttcttcaattccgTGAGGGATATTTTTTCGTCAAAGGAAAAGGGTTGTACAGTGGTGGCCTTTTTAGGCTGGGGTGGTAATGATGTGGGAACGCCAAAGTGAGGAGCGGGACGAGCTTTGAAGGCAGCACATTCAGAGGACACTGAGTTTACACTTTCAGTCGAGTCCgagtttttatttatctgtTCTTTTGATTTGACTCTCCCTTTTGTAGCAAAATTTGGTGATAAAGGCTTGACTGAAGGAGTTATTTTCTTCTCAGGAACACCAAGAGGGTGTTGGAAAATGTTCTTGGGCACTGGATTTGCTTTGAATGCTTCACAATGTACTTCCTCAGGCTCTACCTTTTTTTGACGAGACTCAGTCAAATTAAAAGGCTGAGGCTTAGTCCCCGGACGAATCTCCATTTCAGGATATTTACTCGGTTTTATACCTTCTCCAACACCACGTGCCTTGAATTGATGTCTGGAATGAAatcagatacatttttttttttacatagatcatggattattaaaagaaacatctggataaactattcacttttaaaatctattaacaCCGttactgttttgattcaatgggttattttattttattatttaagtttaaaatgaattacttaatgTAAAGTAatctatagattaaaaaatgagGTTCATCAAGAGACGCTCTTCTATAATAAAAGCGAAATATGATGAACTACAAAAGAAATTACAACTTAATTACTTGTTATGGTCCATGGATAATCccttcaaaaatgtattccttcGATGGCATTTAATAAAAAGTCCTTCCCCCATACTCACTAATAAATGAGATATGGGAGTAGAAGTTAGATTTGAAAGGAATAGAAGGAAATTCTATACAAAAATCAGCTATTTCTTcgacaaaattgaattttgacacacaaaatatgaaattttgcaacaaaatcTTTCACTTTTCCAGTTTCTTTGATTAATTAACtaaatcaaaaatgagatttttcaATTGATGATGGGATAATTAAGTTCCTGTATCCCCGTTCATGATTCATCccctttaaaaagaaatcaattctCCTCTCTTTTGCAAAAATCTATTAAAGAGGTTGCGTTTCTAGAGTATATCCAGTTATAAAGTAATCTATGCTACAGGGGCTGGATCCCCACCACCCAAATTGAGGAATTcttgttttaaactataaaattaaatatttgaaattttttgaaaaaaaaaaaaaaaaaaatttgagactagctgtagatttttgaaaaaaaaacttaatctttaaaaaaatttaattttgggatttttttccagaaaataatccaaaaacctagcccccaaaaaaaaaaaaataataatatatataatcctgcagacgcccatGATCTACCACCACTCactttttcatttcctttaatTCATTCTCAAGAATCTCTTCAGATGACATGACATGGTTTTGACGACTACGACACTTAGTCATCAGTTGAGGAGACCTTGCTTGTGTAATTCGAAAGGCAACAGAACCAGGGCTGATGGAGCGACTTCTAATTTTAGGAGCTGGGATTCGTCCATTGCTGGGTATAGATCTGAATCTTTCTGGAGTGCATCGTTGCATATTCATTATGGCTTCTGCTGTGGAAACATACTTTATCGACTGAGCTCTTTCTTTACTCAGTCCTCGTTCTTTACTCAGCCCTCTTTCTTTACTCAGACCTCTTTCTTTACTCAGACCTCTAGATATCATAGAAGGTCCACAAGAGAGATTACGTGCATGCTTGGACCTTTGGACTGTCCTTCCCCTTACGGATTCCTATGCACgagaatgaaaaatgaaatgtgAGTACTTTTTGGATGTGCACCCACCTTGATATTTGTTGGGTTGTTAATTGAAACAGGTCCAGAAATGGTGGCTTTTAATGGACCTTTGGCAGGACGAGTGCTTGTGGTCCCTACTTCTTTTCCTGATTGTTTCTTAAGAAGGGGTCTGTAACGATGTGCCATAGGGAGAGGCTGAGCATCCTTCTTGCATGGATGTGGAAATCCAGGTGAGAGGCGCACGCAAGAACTTCCAGCCTTGGCAGGAGTGATTAGAGACAATTGAGCAGACAAATGTGGGACTCGCTTCCTTAACAACAGTTTCGGCGAACTCGTcacattttctgaattaatgcaaaaaatataggTCTAAACTAGACGTGGACTGATATATCGGATAGAAATcggacaaaatatataatatttgcatcGAACGGGAGaaaattctaagaaatttaGATATTTGCTCCGACATGATGCGAAAAAAGGAGGGAATAGcgaattaaattaattgttataagtctgtatgaaaataattgatatattacaTATTCTCATGgctaagtatatatgtatgtatcttctCATCTAGTGATCTCTTTATCACTGAAAagctactaataaatattaaattttgattttaatgaaatattgtattctTAACGATACAAAACAAAAGGTTGTTTTCACGTAATCTTGGGGCTTATGAAGTTTATGTTGTCAAATTTccaatcattttatattaaaatccatcaaatggctttaataataataaaaattaacggCTGCATTGAGTACTATATGATGACATcaaaaaacattgatatttgaatataatctaagaaatataaaCTAAACATCCCTAAagatggctagatttgtacaattgttatgattatttttgaaaaaatattgtataataaaactaggcaatagaggaATAGATTTACTATATACAAGAGATATTTGTTGGCATCCTGAATACAAAATAAGACGAATATCTAATAGGTATAGAATAGTGCGTTTCCAtaagttttataacatttttgtcattaatattgAGGAAAGTAGTCAACTATTCGACGTCAAAATGGAAGGATAATCAGGGGAAAAATCcat
Coding sequences within:
- the LOC121126334 gene encoding targeting protein for Xklp2 homolog, with the translated sequence MDEAYEYNAPKYVDFEASLCENDSSVDRYFDVDHERLVKEEAKKQILSQAALEGADKENIEKQNSKKVYSNIRKSWDKSNTSASATANSGSNESNGANNSKRGAISMEMLKEVAKLQADSTPERKALRKAVSKTIENVTSSPKLLLRKRVPHLSAQLSLITPAKAGSSCVRLSPGFPHPCKKDAQPLPMAHRYRPLLKKQSGKEVGTTSTRPAKGPLKATISGPVSINNPTNIKESVRGRTVQRSKHARNLSCGPSMISRGLSKERGLSKERGLSKERGLSKERAQSIKYVSTAEAIMNMQRCTPERFRSIPSNGRIPAPKIRSRSISPGSVAFRITQARSPQLMTKCRSRQNHVMSSEEILENELKEMKKHQFKARGVGEGIKPSKYPEMEIRPGTKPQPFNLTESRQKKVEPEEVHCEAFKANPVPKNIFQHPLGVPEKKITPSVKPLSPNFATKGRVKSKEQINKNSDSTESVNSVSSECAAFKARPAPHFGVPTSLPPQPKKATTVQPFSFDEKISLTELKKKDKIHEILEREKREGIIEKRVEARLKKWEENLEQESRKQKEATKFKAKPAKLGMPFVPAPSNKPLVEISNFELHTDRRAQDREVFELHIKEKEVEILELKRLREDQKKMEEEEEIRRLRKEAVHKSNPIRNYPPIVIHPSDKPMTQPKSPNFVLKK